One genomic window of Elaeis guineensis isolate ETL-2024a chromosome 2, EG11, whole genome shotgun sequence includes the following:
- the LOC105055485 gene encoding ETO1-like protein 1 isoform X2 has translation MASSRARQVLKIFLAFHFFHVAEPPILPLFKPVDYVEVLARIHEELESCWPHERSNLYLLQFQVFRGLGEVKLLQRSLHSAWRNASSVYEKLIYGAWLKYEKQGEELISDLLASCGKCSQELGFLDVASQIPLENSSVKLTDECICGVPQVPTTVFFQIKEEKIACERQKIAALSTPFHTMLNGCFAESHLEVIDLSENGISPVGMRVISEFSLTGSISDLSVEILLEILVFANKFCCERLRDACDRKLASLVSSRQDAIDLMECALEENAPVLAASCLQVFLHELPGCLKDEQVAKIFSNVNKQRRSIMVGQASFSLYCLLSEVAMDIDPRSDITACFLEKLAESAMDVRQKQVAYHQLGCVRLLRKEYGEAEHHFDAAFAAGHVYSVTGLARLACIKGNKLSSYEKLSSVISGNPPLGWMYQERSLYSEGDRKLEDLDKATVLDPTLIYPYMYRAASLMRKQDAKLALAEINRVLGFKLALECLELRFCFYLALEDYKAALCDIQAILTLSPEYRMFEGRVAASQLRMLVREHVEQWTTADCWLQLYDRWSSVDDIGSLSVIYQMLESDAAKGVLYFRQSLLLLRLNCPEAAMRSLQLARQHAATEHERLVYEGWILYDTGHCEEGLRKAEESISIQRSFEAFFLKAYALADSSLDPSCSATVVSLLEDALKCPSDRLRKGQALNNLGSVYVDCEKLDLAADCYISALNIRHTRAHQGLARVRFLQNDRNAAYEEMTKLIEKARNNASAYEKRSEYCDRDRTKEDLQMVTQLDPLRVYPYRYRAAVLMDNHKEKEAIAELTKAIAFKADLHLLHLRAAFHEHIGDVSSALRDCRAALSLDPNHQEMLELHRRVNSQEP, from the exons CTTCAAAGGAGTCTCCATTCTGCTTGGCGGAATGCCAGTTCCGTTTATGAGAAACTTATATATGGAGCATGGTTGAAGTATGAGAAACAAGGGGAAGAACTTATCTCCGACCTTCTTGCTTCCTGTGGGAAGTGTTCTCAAGAACTTGGGTTTCTGGATGTTGCTTCtcagatcccacttgagaattcaTCTGTCAAGTTGACCGATGAATGTATTTGCGGTGTGCCTCAAGTCCCCACTACTGTCTTCTTCCAGATTAAAGAAGAGAAGATAGCCTGTGAGAGACAGAAGATTGCTGCATTATCCACTCCATTCCACACCATGCTAAATGGGTGCTTTGCAGAGTCACATCTAGAAGTCATCGATTTATCTGAGAATGGCATATCGCCTGTAGGAATGAGGGTAATTTCTGAGTTCAGTCTTACGGGCAGCATAAGTGATTTGTCAGTGGAAATTTTATTGGAAATCTTGGTATTTGCAAATAAGTTTTGCTGTGAGAGGCTTAGGGATGCTTGTGATAGGAAACTGGCGTCTCTGGTTTCCTCAAGGCAAGATGCCATTGACCTTATGGAGTGTGCTTTGGAGGAAAATGCTCCAGTCCTTGCAGCATCATGTTTGCAAGTGTTCTTACATGAACTTCCTGGGTGTTTGAAGGATGAGCAAGTTGCGAAGATTTTTTCAAATGTTAATAAACAGCGGAGATCGATCATGGTTGGCCAAGCCTCTTTCTCACTGTATTGTTTGCTCAGTGAAGTTGCCATGGATATTGATCCAAGGTCAGATATCACCGCATGCTTTTTAGAGAAGTTAGCAGAATCAGCAATGGATGTTAGACAAAAGCAAGTGGCTTATCATCAGCTGGGATGTGTTAGGCTTTTGAGAAAAGAGTACGGTGAAGCGGAGCATCATTTTGATGCTGCTTTTGCTGCTGGGCATGTCTATTCTGTTACTGGATTGGCCAGACTGGCTTGTATTAAAGGCAATAAGCTTTCATCTTATGAGAAGCTCAGCTCTGTGATATCAGGTAATCCACCACTTGGATGGATGTATCAAGAGAGATCTCTATATTCAGAAGGAGATAGAAAGTTGGAGGACCTTGATAAAGCAACAGTGTTGGACCCCACTCTTATTTATCCTTACATGTATCGAGCAGCATCTTTGATGAGGAAACAAGATGCCAAACTTGCCCTAGCAGAGATTAACCGTGTTCTAGGTTTTAAGCTGGCTTTAGAGTGCTTGGAACTCCGATTTTGTTTCTATTTGGCTCTCGAAGATTACAAAGCTGCACTTTGTGACATCCAAGCAATTCTTACACTGTCTCCAGAGTATCGAATGTTTGAAGGGCGTGTTGCTGCTTCCCAGTTGCGTATGCTCGTTAGAGAGCATGTTGAACAGTGGACCACTGCAGATTGTTGGCTGCAACTTTATGATAGGTGGTCATCAGTAGATGACATTGGTTCCCTTTCAGTTATCTATCAGATGCTTGAGTCAGATGCTGCAAAAGGGGTTTTGTACTTCAGGCAGTCTTTACTTCTTCTGAG ATTGAATTGTCCTGAAGCCGCAATGCGTAGCCTACAGCTTGCACGACAACATGCAGCGACTGAACATGAACGTCTTGTTTATGAGGGTTGGATTCTATATGACACTGGTCACTGTGAAGAAGGACTACGTAAAGCAGAGGAGTCAATCTCCATTCAAAGGTCATTTGAGGCTTTCTTTTTGAAAGCCTATGCTTTGGCTGATTCAAGCCTTGATCCTTCATGCTCTGCTACTGTTGTTTCACTTCTTGAAGATGCACTAAAGTGTCCTTCAGATAGGCTTCGAAAGGGTCAG GCTTTAAACAACCTTGGCAGTGTATATGTTGATTGTGAGAAGCTAGATTTGGCAGCTGACTGTTACATTAGTGCCCTCAATATCCGGCATACACGGGCTCATCAGGGTCTTGCTCGAGTCCGTTTCCTTCAGAATGACAGAAATGCTGCATATGAGGAAATGACCAAATTAATAGAGAAGGCTAGAAACAATGCATCAGCATATGAGAAGAGGTCTGAATACTGTGATCGTGACCGTACAAAGGAAGATTTGCAGATGGTGACCCAATTGGACCCATTGCGAGTTTATCCTTACAGATACCGAGCTGCAG TGCTTATGGATAACCACAAGGAGAAAGAGGCAATTGCAGAGCTGACAAAGGCGATAGCATTCAAAGCTGACCTTCACCTCCTGCACCTTCGTGCTGCTTTCCATGAGCACATTGGGGATGTCTCCAGTGCTCTTCGAGACTGCCGAGCTGCCCTTTCTTTGGACCCTAATCACCAAGAAATGCTCGAGCTCCACAGACGAGTAAACAGCCAAGAACCATGA